In one window of Leptospira sp. GIMC2001 DNA:
- a CDS encoding LIC12231 family lipoprotein, with amino-acid sequence MKKFIYCLCLIAFVGSTSTNCLIDYKNYPKADPLSSENKIYDKKLVYNLPYFPQFNLGGRESLETYFQVKTPFKKTEAGVQVPNDGYLVDVKVDYRSPSKPALAFLILSTMTITLLPAWSEEDGYDVRYILWKNGKEVETFKYSIERRYGQWMPLILAFWYNAKTASEKSVFERLTKQFFADAEKHFN; translated from the coding sequence ATGAAAAAATTTATTTATTGCCTATGCTTAATTGCTTTTGTTGGTTCCACATCCACCAATTGCTTAATAGATTATAAGAATTATCCGAAAGCGGATCCCCTTTCTAGCGAAAACAAAATCTACGACAAAAAGCTAGTTTACAATCTCCCGTATTTCCCACAGTTCAATTTAGGAGGACGTGAGTCTTTGGAAACTTATTTCCAAGTCAAAACTCCTTTCAAAAAAACAGAAGCTGGTGTTCAAGTGCCGAACGATGGATATTTAGTAGATGTGAAAGTTGATTACAGATCTCCAAGTAAACCTGCTCTTGCTTTCTTGATATTATCAACCATGACTATAACTCTTCTACCAGCCTGGAGTGAAGAAGACGGGTATGATGTAAGATATATACTTTGGAAAAACGGTAAAGAAGTGGAAACTTTCAAATACAGCATTGAGCGACGATATGGTCAATGGATGCCTTTGATTTTGGCATTTTGGTACAACGCAAAAACTGCGAGTGAGAAATCTGTTTTTGAAAGATTAACCAAGCAATTTTTCGCAGACGCAGAGAAACATTTTAATTAA